In a genomic window of Acidimicrobiia bacterium:
- a CDS encoding helix-turn-helix domain-containing protein: MEHDERLVDVRELAAYLEVPVKTLYAWRYRREGPPAFRVGRHLRYRWRDVQQWIQERIEPKPHEFVSSRRRSVSGRG; encoded by the coding sequence ATGGAACACGACGAGCGCCTTGTCGACGTCCGCGAGCTCGCCGCCTACCTCGAGGTGCCGGTCAAGACGCTCTATGCCTGGCGCTACCGGAGGGAGGGACCGCCGGCGTTTCGGGTGGGTCGGCACCTCCGCTACCGGTGGCGTGACGTGCAACAGTGGATCCAGGAACGCATCGAGCCTAAACCGCATGAGTTTGTGTCGTCCCGACGACGTAGTGTCAGCGGGAGAGGATGA